From Deinococcus yavapaiensis KR-236, one genomic window encodes:
- a CDS encoding MFS transporter codes for MTNPTPSKTGPAGTSVASDAEHGRAIQYGQLLPLYAAQALATGATTVSTVLASLIMSSLGSEGLSGLPSTLIQAAAAFSASAFGSLMLRAGRRTGLVRAFALGAVGALVGFLGSRLQVIPLFLLGASMMGAAQGGYQQARYAVAEGVPESRRGTALGILMLMSVAGSFLITGASHLIEELGRILNATAETAGWLVGGGLLGVAALLMLTWRSPRSTSPSATRSAPQLSVVAAFKLPGVRSTALALATAQGLMVTLMSLTPLRAHHMGMDHAGIAALISGHILGMFGFGWLTGPLVDRFGLKLGYVGGALLLTAAALTAPLMGATWLAVSMFLLGFGWNLTYVSATKALARTPVAQGATDSLGFITAGLGTLLGGLLISRTDFSVLAYLCAALALLPLVSAWRVGRNWAGQQR; via the coding sequence ATGACGAATCCAACTCCATCGAAGACCGGTCCTGCCGGTACATCCGTCGCCAGCGACGCTGAGCACGGACGCGCCATTCAGTACGGGCAATTGTTGCCGCTTTATGCCGCTCAAGCGTTGGCGACCGGAGCAACGACCGTCAGCACCGTGCTGGCCTCGCTGATCATGAGCAGCCTCGGCAGCGAGGGCCTGTCCGGTCTTCCCAGCACCCTCATTCAGGCCGCCGCCGCCTTCTCGGCGAGCGCCTTCGGCTCCCTGATGTTGCGTGCCGGGCGGCGAACCGGTCTCGTCCGGGCGTTCGCCCTCGGCGCGGTCGGCGCGCTCGTCGGCTTCCTGGGTTCGAGACTCCAAGTCATCCCCCTGTTCCTCTTGGGCGCCTCGATGATGGGAGCGGCTCAGGGCGGCTATCAGCAAGCACGGTATGCGGTCGCGGAAGGCGTCCCGGAAAGTCGGCGGGGCACCGCGCTCGGGATCCTGATGCTGATGAGCGTCGCCGGGTCATTTCTGATTACCGGAGCGTCCCATCTCATCGAGGAGCTGGGTCGGATTTTGAATGCCACGGCGGAAACGGCCGGCTGGCTGGTCGGTGGTGGTTTGCTGGGCGTGGCGGCGCTGCTGATGCTGACGTGGCGGTCTCCACGATCGACGTCGCCATCGGCGACACGGTCGGCGCCTCAACTCTCGGTCGTCGCGGCGTTCAAGCTCCCCGGCGTTCGCAGTACCGCGCTTGCCTTGGCCACCGCGCAGGGCTTGATGGTGACGCTGATGAGCTTGACGCCCTTGAGAGCACATCACATGGGCATGGATCACGCGGGGATCGCCGCCCTGATCAGCGGGCACATTCTGGGAATGTTCGGCTTCGGGTGGCTGACCGGGCCGCTCGTGGACCGCTTCGGCCTCAAACTCGGGTACGTGGGAGGCGCCCTCTTGCTCACGGCTGCGGCCCTCACCGCGCCTTTGATGGGGGCAACGTGGCTGGCAGTCAGCATGTTCTTGTTGGGTTTCGGGTGGAATCTGACGTACGTCAGCGCGACGAAGGCCCTCGCCCGAACGCCGGTGGCTCAAGGCGCGACCGATAGTCTTGGCTTCATAACCGCGGGCCTGGGCACCTTGCTGGGAGGCTTGCTCATCAGCAGGACGGATTTCTCCGTTCTGGCCTACCTGTGCGCGGCCCTGGCGCTTCTCCCCCTGGTCAGCGCTTGGCGCGTCGGGAGGAACTGGGCGGGACAGCAGCGATGA